The following are encoded together in the Leucoraja erinacea ecotype New England unplaced genomic scaffold, Leri_hhj_1 Leri_113S, whole genome shotgun sequence genome:
- the LOC129715364 gene encoding nucleotidyltransferase MB21D2-like, which yields MAALPTPSGRDSTPNSKPASAKPLNDLDFHSGARIEEITKLIQEFGKHEMRDFDDQRALEVHTAKDFIFSMLGLVQKLDHKLPVSNEYLLLSGGVREGVVDMNPDELGDYARGTDYDVDFTLLVPALKLHDRNQPVTLDMRHSPPCHSWLSLRLFSEATMSRWKDCCTETEPAETGEPGGGGGGGYYFSPTKVADWFHRSVCAVIEEIRGRPQRGVPAVSAVARNGTAVTVVLAVGRSRLLYDIVPVVSFKGWPAVAQNWLMENHFWDGKITEEEVISGFYLVPACSRHGRRDNEWRLAFSRSEVQLKKCISVHLIQAYQAYKAIIVKLLSRPRAISPYHLRSLMLWACDRLPSSFLAQPDNAAHFLLGLLDDLAHCLVNRSCPNYFLPQCNMFDDLSDATVLLLACRLSSVRSDPADHLRSAVEHAKAANKLAQELRQQQQQQQRRASPGHNSSQADGTAGQDDGLARKLQQLVTENQGKSISVFLNPDDVSKPHFRIDDKFF from the exons ATGGCGGCTCTCCCGACACCGTCTGGCAGGGACTCAACGCCGAATTCCAAGCCGGCATCGGCCAAGCCCTTGAATGACCTGGACTTCCACTCGGGAGCTCGGATCGAGGAGATCACCAAACTGATCCAGGAGTTCGGCAAGCATGAGATGAGGGACTTTGACGATCAGCGGGCGTTGGAAGTACACACAGCCAAGGATTTCATATTCTCAATGCTGG GGCTGGTGCAGAAACTGGACCACAAGCTGCCCGTGTCCAACGAGTACCTGCTGCTGTCGGGCGGCGTGCGCGAGGGCGTGGTGGACATGAACCCCGACGAGCTGGGGGACTACGCGCGGGGCACGGACTACGACGTGGACTTCACCCTGCTGGTGCCGGCCCTCAAGCTGCACGACCGCAACCAGCCGGTGACGCTGGACATGCGGCACTCCCCGCCGTGCCACTCCTGGCTGAGCCTGCGGCTCTTCAGCGAGGCCACCATGTCCCGGTGGAAGGACTGCTGCACCGAGACGGAGCCGGCGGAGACGGGCGAGCCcggcggcggtggcggcggcggctaCTACTTCTCCCCCACCAAGGTGGCCGACTGGTTCCACCGCTCGGTGTGCGCGGTGATCGAGGAGATCCGCGGCCGGCCGCAGCGGGGCGTGCCGGCCGTCTCGGCGGTGGCCCGGAACGGcacggcggtcacggtggtgctggCCGTCGGCCGCAGCCGCCTGCTCTACGACATCGTGCCGGTGGTCTCCTTCAAGGGCTGGCCGGCCGTGGCACAGAACTGGCTGATGGAGAACCACTTCTGGGACGGCAAGATCACCGAGGAGGAGGTGATCAGCGGCTTCTACCTGGTGCCGGCCTGCTCGCGGCACGGCCGGCGGGACAACGAGTGGCGGCTGGCCTTCTCCCGCAGCGAGGTGCAGCTGAAGAAGTGCATCTCCGTCCATCTGATCCAGGCCTACCAAGCCTACAAGGCCATCATCGTCAAGCTGCTCTCCCGGCCCAGGGCCATCAGCCCGTACCACCTGAGGAGCCTGATGCTTTGGGCCTGTGACCGCCTGCCCTCCAGCTTCCTCGCCCAGCCCGACAATGCCGCCCACTTCCTGCTGGGCCTCCTGGACGACCTCGCCCACTGCCTGGTCAACAGGTCGTGCCCCAACTACTTCCTGCCGCAGTGCAACATGTTCGACGACCTCTCGGACGCCACGGTGCTGCTGCTGGCGTGCCGCCTCTCGTCCGTGCGCTCCGACCCGGCTGATCACCTGCGCAGCGCCGTGGAGCACGCCAAGGCGGCCAACAAGCTGGCCCAGGAGCTgcggcaacagcagcagcagcagcagcgccgtgCCTCGCCGGGCCACAACTCCTCTCAGGCCGACGGCACGGCGGGACAGGACGACGGGCTGGCCCGCAAACTCCAGCAGCTGGTGACGGAGAACCAGGGCAAGTCCATCTCGGTCTTCCTCAACCCCGACGACGTCAGCAAGCCCCACTTCAGGATCGACGACAAGTTCTTCTGA